ATTTCCATTCCCCACGGATTGCCCGAGAACCGGAACAAGATTTTTAAAACAGGAGTGGCAGTGCTCCAGGTGCCCGGCGGTGTGCCCTGGAACCCCGGTGAAATCGTCAACATAGTCGTGGGTATTGCCGCAAAGTCCGACGAGCATATTGAAATTCTCACCAACCTGACCCATGTGCTGGATGATCCTGTGACCACCAAACGCCTTGCAGCCACCGAGGACCCCGCCCAAATAGTTCAGGCACTAAGCGGGAAAGCGCCTGCGGTGAAGCGTGAGGCCCCCACCCTTGATATTTCCGACTTTGATGTTTCAATGGATGTAACCGTCATGGGGGAACACGGCCTCCACGCCAGGCCGGCCACAACCTTTGTAAATATCGCCAAGCAGTTTCATGCGGAGATCCAGGTGGAATTTGACGGGCGCTCAGGCAACGGTAAAAGCCTTGCGTCCCTGCTCAAGCTTGGGGTATCCGGCGGTAAATCCGTACGCATCCACGGCAAAGGGGAAGACGCAGGGCAAGCCCTGTCTGCACTCAAGGATGCAGTGGAGCAAGGTCTTGGAGAAACAGCCCAGGAGCAGGCCCCACCGGAAATTCTGCATGGTTGGCAGCCCAGTGATCCAGGCCGGACCATTCCCGGGTGCACCGCCTCTCCAGGTCTGGCCGCAGGCCCTGTCCTCCAGTACGCCCGCAGGCGCATTGTGGTGGAAGCCATTGCCAGGGACCCTGCCCACGAATCCCAGGAATTGAAACAGGCCATTGCAGCCGCCCGGCGTAACCTTCGCCTTCTCTACGATGAGGTCAGGGCCAAATCGGGCAAAGAACGGGCGGAAATTTTCCGGGCCCACGAAGCCTTCCTTGACGACCCTGAAATCCTTGCGGAAACCCGGGACCTCATCCAGAACGGAAAAAGCGCGGGCTATGCCTGGCGCCAGGTCATTGACGAACGGGTCCGTGCCCTGGATCGCCACGGCGATATCCTGCTGGCTGCCCGGGCCATGGATTTAAGGGATGTGGGCCGCCGTGTACTGCGCCACCTGGCCGGGGTGGTTCAGGACCAGCCCCTCACCCCCGACACCCCTGTTATTCTTATTGCCGAGGATCTCACCCCTTCGGATACGGCCCGGCTGGATCCGGCCCTGATCCTGGGATTTGGCACATCAGGGGGCGGCCCCACCTCCCATTCAGCCATCATTGCCCGCTCCCTGGGCATCCCGGCCATCGTTGCCGGAGGCCCGGGACTGCTGGAGATCGCCGACAATACCATGGCCATCCTTGACGGGGATACGGGTAATCTCTACCTGGACCCCAGCCAACAGGACATGGAGACAGCCAATGCGGCCAAGGATAAGCTTGCAAAACTGCGGAACGAGGAATACAGAACCCGGTTTCAGCCAGCCATCACCCAGGACGGCCAACGCATTGAGGTGGTGGCCAACATCGGCAGGACAGACGAGGCCCAAAAGGCCGTGGAAGCGGGCGGCGAAGGGGTGGGGCTCATGCGTACGGAGTTCCTCTTTCTGGACCGGGAGAGCCCGCCCGACGAAGAAGAACAGTACCAAAGCTACAAAACTATGGTCAAGGCCCTCAACGGACTGCCCATCATCATCCGCACCCTGGACATCGGCGGGGACAAAGCTGTTTCCTACCTGGACCTGCCCCCGGAGGACAATCCCTTTTTAGGGGAGCGGGGCATCCGGCTCTGCCTTAACCGGCCCGAACTTTTCCTTGCCCAGCTTCGGGCCATTTTCCGGGCGTCACGCCATGGCCCCATCCGCATTATGTTTCCCATGATCTCCACCCTGGATGAGCTTGCGGCAGCTAAACGTATGGCGGAAAAGGCCCGCATTGAGGTGGGGGCAGATCCTTTGGAAATGGGAATCATGGTGGAAGTGCCGTCGGTGGTGGCCATGGCTCGGGAATTTGCCCAGGCAGTGGATTTTTTCTCCATCGGCACCAATGACCTGACCCAGTATGTCATGGCCATAGACAGGATCCATCCTACCCTTGCGGCACAGGCAGACAGCCTCCATCCGGCTGTCCTGCGCATGATCGACCAGGTGGTCAAGGCCGGAACCCAGGCCGGCATCTGGACCGGGGTCTGCGGTGGACTTGCAGGAGAACCTCTGGGCGCCGTGATCCTGGCAGGACTCGGGGTCAGGGAATTGAGCATGGTGGTGCCCAGTATTGCTGCGGTTAAGGCCCGGATTAGGACCATGGACATGGCCCAGGCAAAGACGCTGGCTCAAAAGGCCCTGGACTGCATGGACAACCGCCAGGTCCGTAACCTCAGCCTGACTTGAACCGGAGGTGAATATGTCCAAAAAATCAGGTATCATTACTGTTACCATGAACCCGGCCATTGACCTGGCCTGCACTGTACCGGATTTCACTCCTGGTGCGGTGAACCGTGTGACCACCTGTCAGACCGACGCAGCAGGCAAAGGGGTGAATATTGCAGGCCTGTTGCGTAAATTCAATCTGCCCGTGACCGTGACGGGCTTTCTGGGCAGTGAAAATGCCCTGGTGTTTGAAAAACTATTCAAAGACAAGGGCATGGTCGACGCCTTTATCCGTGTTCCGGGGGAAACCCGTACCGGGATCAAGGTGCTGGATCCCAAAAAACAAACCACCACGGACATCAATTTCCCAGGCCTTTCTCCCCAGGCCGGCGACATTGAAAAATTAATCAGCACCGTGGACCGACTGGCAGAAAATTCGGCCATGGTGGTTATCGGCGGCAGCATGCCAGCAACCGTCTGCGCCTCGGTGATGGACAAACTTGTTGCCGTGATCAAATCCCGGGGGGCAAAGGCCGTTGCCGATACCAGCGGCTCAGCCCTTGATGCCGCCATAAAGGCTGTTCCCTGGCTGATCAAACCCAACAACGATGAACTATCAGATCTTGTGGGCCGGCCGCTGAAAAACATCAAAGATCTTGTCAGAGAAGCCCGGCACCTGAACAGAACCGGCATTGCCCAAGTGGTTGTCTCTTTAGGTTCCCGGGGGGCATTGTTTATCTCGGAAAACGAAGAATTCCTTGCCCGCCCCCCGGCCATTGAGGCCGTCAGTACCGTCGGCGCAGGAGACGCCATGATAGGGGGGCTTGTGGCCGGAACGGCCCTGGGACTCTCATTTAGGGACCGGGCCCGCCTTGCAACCGCCCTGTCAGCCGCCACCGTGGCCCAAGCCGGCCCAAGCCTTGAAGCGCTTGGGGCGGCCAGAATCCTGGAAGATAAAGTACTTATTGAACCCATAAATATATAAGGGGGTGTTTCATGTCCAATATCGTCGCTGTCACTGCCTGCCCCACAGGCGTGGCTCACACCCAAATGGCTGCCGAAGCCCTTAAAAAAATCGGTGCCGACATGGGCCATAATATAACCGTGGAAACCCAGGGTGCCGAAGGGGCCAAACATATTTTGCCCCAAAGCGCCATTGAGGCGGCACAAGTAGTTATCATTGCCGCGGATATTCATATTGATCCGGCCCGGTTCCAAGGCATACCCATGTATGCCGTCACGACGAGCCAGGCCATCCGCCATACCAAAGAGGTCATTGAAGCGGCCCTCAGAGAGACGGCGGATTTTGCTGCACCAACGCCGGAACCGTCCCCTGGGGACGGGAAAAAATTCATTGTGGGCGTCACCTCCTGCCCCACGGGCATCGCCCATACTTTTATGGCGGCCGAGGCACTGCGCAAGGCGGGCGAAACACTGGGCCATGATATTAAAATTGAAACCCAGGGTTCTGTGGGGGCCAAGAACGTTCTTTCACAAGAAGAGATTGCCCGGGCCGACGCCGTGGTCATTGCAGCGGATGCATTCGTGGACACCCAGCGGTTTTCAGGTAAGCCCATCTACGAAACCACCACCAAGGCCGCCCTCCACGCAGGGGAACAGGCCATTCAATCCGCCCTGGCCGCAGCCCCGGCCATGAAAAAAGACCTGGCCGGCCAGGTGGAAGAATTGAAAAAAGAGCGATCAGCCTCCCGCACCGGCCCCTACCGCCACCTTATGACAGGGGTCTCCTACATGCTGCCCGTGGTGGTTGCCGGCGGACTGCTCATTGCATTGGGCTTTGCCTTTGGGGGGATTTACGCGGGAGACAAGGAGGGGACATTTGCCTGGGCCTTGATGCAGATCGGCGGTGGGGACGGGGCGTTTTCCCTTTTTGTTCCGGTCCTGGGCGCCTTTATTTCCTATTCCATTGCCCAGCGTCCGGGCATCACCCCCGGTCTGGTGGGGGGGCTTTTGGCCGCCAATGTCGGGGCTGGTTTTCTGGGCGCCATCGTTGCCGGCTTCATTGCCGGATACCTGACCCAGTTCCTCAACGACAGCATCAAGCTGCCCCAAAACCTTTCAGGGCTCAAGCCCGTCCTCATCCTCCCCTTTTTGTCCACCATGGTCGTGGGCCT
Above is a window of uncultured Desulfobacter sp. DNA encoding:
- the ptsP gene encoding phosphoenolpyruvate--protein phosphotransferase, producing MEQGLGETAQEQAPPEILHGWQPSDPGRTIPGCTASPGLAAGPVLQYARRRIVVEAIARDPAHESQELKQAIAAARRNLRLLYDEVRAKSGKERAEIFRAHEAFLDDPEILAETRDLIQNGKSAGYAWRQVIDERVRALDRHGDILLAARAMDLRDVGRRVLRHLAGVVQDQPLTPDTPVILIAEDLTPSDTARLDPALILGFGTSGGGPTSHSAIIARSLGIPAIVAGGPGLLEIADNTMAILDGDTGNLYLDPSQQDMETANAAKDKLAKLRNEEYRTRFQPAITQDGQRIEVVANIGRTDEAQKAVEAGGEGVGLMRTEFLFLDRESPPDEEEQYQSYKTMVKALNGLPIIIRTLDIGGDKAVSYLDLPPEDNPFLGERGIRLCLNRPELFLAQLRAIFRASRHGPIRIMFPMISTLDELAAAKRMAEKARIEVGADPLEMGIMVEVPSVVAMAREFAQAVDFFSIGTNDLTQYVMAIDRIHPTLAAQADSLHPAVLRMIDQVVKAGTQAGIWTGVCGGLAGEPLGAVILAGLGVRELSMVVPSIAAVKARIRTMDMAQAKTLAQKALDCMDNRQVRNLSLT
- a CDS encoding PTS fructose-like transporter subunit IIB, coding for MSNIVAVTACPTGVAHTQMAAEALKKIGADMGHNITVETQGAEGAKHILPQSAIEAAQVVIIAADIHIDPARFQGIPMYAVTTSQAIRHTKEVIEAALRETADFAAPTPEPSPGDGKKFIVGVTSCPTGIAHTFMAAEALRKAGETLGHDIKIETQGSVGAKNVLSQEEIARADAVVIAADAFVDTQRFSGKPIYETTTKAALHAGEQAIQSALAAAPAMKKDLAGQVEELKKERSASRTGPYRHLMTGVSYMLPVVVAGGLLIALGFAFGGIYAGDKEGTFAWALMQIGGGDGAFSLFVPVLGAFISYSIAQRPGITPGLVGGLLAANVGAGFLGAIVAGFIAGYLTQFLNDSIKLPQNLSGLKPVLILPFLSTMVVGLLMIYVIGPPMKIALEWLSQWLKEMQGTSALALGLILGGMMAFDMGGPVNKAAYTFATGLLSAKIYAPMAAVMAAGMTPPLGLALAATLFKDRFTDDEHEASKAAFVLGISFITEGAIPFAARDPFRVIPCIMIGSAVTGAVSMAMKCTLMVPHGGIFVLPIPNAVTGLVAYTFAILAGTIVTAAALFFAKSPLKEARK
- the pfkB gene encoding 1-phosphofructokinase; its protein translation is MSKKSGIITVTMNPAIDLACTVPDFTPGAVNRVTTCQTDAAGKGVNIAGLLRKFNLPVTVTGFLGSENALVFEKLFKDKGMVDAFIRVPGETRTGIKVLDPKKQTTTDINFPGLSPQAGDIEKLISTVDRLAENSAMVVIGGSMPATVCASVMDKLVAVIKSRGAKAVADTSGSALDAAIKAVPWLIKPNNDELSDLVGRPLKNIKDLVREARHLNRTGIAQVVVSLGSRGALFISENEEFLARPPAIEAVSTVGAGDAMIGGLVAGTALGLSFRDRARLATALSAATVAQAGPSLEALGAARILEDKVLIEPINI